In the genome of Streptomyces sp. SLBN-118, the window GCACAGCCCGCCGCTCTACCGCAACTACCAGGAGCTGACCGCGGAACTGCTCGCACCCCAGGCGCCCCTAGACCCCTCCAGGCCTCCTCCGGGCCCTGTCCACCCGCCTCAGGCGCGCCTGTCCCCCGGGCCGTCCGCTTCCGAATTGTCGGACGCTCTCGCTCGGGGCGCCCCTGCCCGAAGCCCGTCCATCACAAGGTCCAGCAGTCGCGTCGCACGCGGCTGCCAGTCGCCGCGAGGGTCGATCTGCCAGAGTCCGGCAATGGCCAGCACGAAGTCGTCGGGGGTCATCCCCGGGCGGATCGTGCCGGCCTCCTCGTTTGCCTTGAGCAGAAGCGTGACCGCCTGGGTCACCGGGCCGTGACCGACCTGGGCCAGGCTGCCGTAGCTGCTGGTGGTCTTGCGCAGCGCGTCGGCCAGGCCGGCCTTGGCCATGGCGTACTGGGCCAGGCGGTCCATCCACTCCCTCAGGGCCCGATCAGGTGCGCGGGTCTGGAGCAGCTGGGCAGCGGTGTCGGCGACCTGCTGCATCTCGTAGCGGTACACCTCCAGGACGAGGGCCTCGCGGTTGGGGAAGTTGCGGTAGAACGTCCCCTGCCCGACGCCCGCCTTCTTCGCGATCGCGCTCAACGGGGCGTCCGCAGCCCGCGTCAGTTCGGACAGTGCGACATCCAGGATGCGCTCGCGATTCCGTTGCGCGTCCGAGCGCAGAGCCGCGCTCTTGTCTTGCTGCACTCGTCCTCCTCCCGGAATCACATCCATGTCCGGCCTTGCTAACCGGACAGTTGTCCGGTAAATTCGACGACTAACGGACAGCTGTCCGCTTAGCTCCACCATAGCGGCAGATCAGGCCAGTGTGGCCGACCGGCGCCATCGTCACCGGTTCATTCACCCGCATCGCCCCTCCCTCCCGGACTGTCTGCCGGGATCATCTCGTTCGATGCGCATCAGCAACGCGAAAGTAGGCTGATCATGGCCCCATCGACGTCCAGCGCCATCACCTTGAACATCAATGGCGAGAAGTACACGCTGCCCGTCGACCATCGCACCACCCTGCTCGACGCCCTGCGCGAGCATCTCGATCTGACCGGCACCAAGAAGGGCTGTGACCAGGGCCAATGCGGCGCCTGCACGGTGCTGCTAGACGGGCGCCGGGCCGTCTCCTGCCTTCAGCTCGCGGTCGCGGCCGAAGGGCGCGCGATCACCACCATCGAAGGCGTCGCCGATGGTGAGCGACTGCATCCCGTGCAACAGGCCTTTCTCGACCTCGACGGCTATCAGTGCGGTTACTGCACACCCGGTCAGATCTGTTCGGCCATCGCAGTGATCGAGGAACACGCGGCGGGCTGGCCGAGTGCCGTGTCCGACGATGTCCGGCCCGAAGCGGGCGTCCCCGCCCTCACCGCCGAAGAGATCCGCGAGCGGATGAGCGGCAACCTGTGCCGCTGTGGCGCCTATGTATCGATCGTGCAGGCGGTCGCGCAGGCGGCAGAAGCCGCTCAGGCCGAGACCAAGGAGACTGCGGCATGAGGGAATTCGGCTACGAACGCGCCTTCGACGTCTCGGGAGCCCTCGCCCTGCTCGGCACCGCCCCCGACGCCCACTTCCTCGGCGGCGGAACCAACCTCGTCGACCTGATGAAGGCCGGCGTGGAAAGGCCCGCCCTCCTCATCGATGTACGCGAACTCCCCCTCGACGGAATCGAATTCGCTGACGACAGCGGGCTGCGCATCGGCGCGACCGTCACCAACAGCGATCTTGCGGCCCACCCGGCCGTCCGGCGTCACTACCCGGCCTTGGCGCAGGCCGTCCTGGCCGGCGCCTCGGGACAGCTGCGCAACATGGCCACGGTCGGCGGGAACCTGCTCCAGCGGACCCGCTGCGGCTACTTCACCGAACTCAGCAAGCCCTGCAACAAGCGTGCCCCCGGCAGCGGTTGCCCGGCCCTCACGGGCGAACACCACAACCACGCCATCCTCGGCGCCTCCGAGCACTGCGTCGCCACCCATCCCTCGGACATGGCGGTAGCGCTCGCGGCCTTCGACGCCGTCATCTCGTACGAAACGGAGGACGGGCCGGGCGAGTTGCCGATCGCCGAGTTCTATCTGCCCGTGGGCGACACCCCCCACATCGAGACCGCCCTTCCCCCCGGCGCCCTGATCACCGGCGTCACACTGCCGCCGGTCCCGGTCGCCGCCCACTCGCGGTACCGGAAAGTACGCGAGCGCGCCTCGTACGCCTTCGCGATCGGCTCCATCGCCGCCTTGCTCGACATCCAGAACGACGTGGTACGCGAAGTGCGCCTCGCGTTCGGGGCGGTCGCGTCCCGGCCGTGGCGGGCCCGTGCGGCCGAGCGGGCGCTGATCGGCGGGCCGGCGAGCGCTGAGGCCTTCGCCGCCGCGGCGGATGCGGAACTGGCTGGTGCCGAGGCGCTTCCCGAGAATGGATACAAGGTGACGTTGATACGCAACCTCGTCGTGGCGGTGCTGACCGAACTGACCGAGGAGGCCGCACGATGACCACCACTGCCGGAATCTCAGCCGTGACGGGAGCCATCGGCTCCGCCCGCACCCGCGTGGAGGGATACGACAAGGTCACGGGGACCGCCCGCTACGCCGGAGAAATACCCTTCGCCGAACTCGCCCACGGATGGCTGGTGTTGTCGACCGTGGCACGTGGCCGTGTCCGCTCCGTGGAGGACGGCCCCGTCCTGGCCATGCCCGGCGTCCTCACCGTGCTGCACCACCAGAACGCGCCGCGCGTGAACACCGACTACGTGGGCATGGTGGGACGGCCGAACCCGGTCCTCGGGATCTTCCAGCACGACCGTGTGCCCTTTGTGGGCTGGCCGGTGGCGTTGGTCGTGGCCGAGACGTCAGAGCAGGCCAGGGAGGCCGCCGAGGCACTGGTCGTCCAGTACGACCAGGAGCCGCACGACGTCGCGTTCTTCGCCGGACACTCCGAGGCTTACACGCCGGAGGACAGCCCGATGGTCCGGGCCCAGACACTGAAGGGGGACGTAGAGGCCCAACTCGGCGCTTCCGCAGTCGTTGTGGACGAGGAGTACACGACACCGGAGGAGCACCACAACGCGATGGAGCCGCATGCGGCGACGGCTCGCTGGGACGGCGGCCGGCTCGACGTCGTCGACTCCAACCAGGGCAGCACCTGGGTGGCGAGCGAACTCGCGCAGCTCTTCTCCCTCGATCCGGCCTCCGTACGGGTGCGGTCCGAACACGTCGGCGGCGGCTTCGGATCGAAGGGAATGAGCCCCCACCAAGTGGCCGCCGTGATGGCCACGACCGTCCTCAACCGCCCGGTCCGGGTCGTACTGACCCGCCGTCAGATGTTCTCCCTCGTCGGTTTCCGCAGTCCCACGGCGCAACGGATCAGGCTCGGCGCAGACACCGACGGCCGACTGCGCGCATTCGACCACCAGGCGCAGAGTCTTACCTCGACCGTGCATGAATTCGTCGAGTCCAGCGCCTCGATGGGCCGTGTGATGTACGACGCCGACGCGCATCGCACCCTTCACCGGCTCGTCCGGCTCGATGTGCCGACTCCGGCCTGGATGCGCGCACCGGGTGAGGCACCGGGATCCTTCGCCCTCGAATCCGCCCTTGACGAACTCGCCGAGAAGTGCGGCATCGACCCCATCGCGCTGCGCGCACGCAATGAACCCGAGACAGGTCCCGTGTCGGGGTTGCCGTTCAGCAGCCGCAATGTGCTCGCCTGCTTCGAGGAGGGCGCCCGCAGGTTCGGCTGGGCGGACCGGGACCCGCGTCCCGGCCTGCGCCGCGAGGGGCGCTGGCTGCTCGGGACCGGAACGGCGGCGGCGACCTATCCCTCGGGAGCCGGTCCGTCCACGGCGGCCGTGACCGCGGAGCCGGACGGCACCTTCACCGTGCGGATCAACGCGGCGGACATCGGGACCGGGGCACGGACCGCGATCACCCTGGTCGCCGCGGACACGCTGAAGGTGGATCCGGACCGCATCCGTATGCGCATCGCGGACAGCGACCTCGGCGCGGCGATGTTCGCCGGCGGCTCGATGGGAACGCGCTCCTGGGCCTGGGCTGTGACGGTCGCCGCGGACGAACTGCGGGGGCGACTGGCCCTGGGCGGAAGCATTCCGCCGGAGGGGATCACCGCCCGGTCGAACACCGCCGAGGCCATCGGCGCCCTCACCGAGAAGGAACGGCACTCCTTCGGAGCACAGTTCGCCGAAGTCGCGGTGGATGTCACCACCGGTGAGGTGCGTGTGCGACGGCTGCTCGGGATCTACGCCGCGGGCACCGTCGTCAACCCGCTCACTGCCCGCAGCCAGCTCATCGGCGGAATGACCTGGGGGCTGTCCATGGCCCTCCACGAGGAGGCGATCAGGGACCAGGCCTCCGGGGGCCACGTCGGCGCCGACCTGGCCGGCTACCACTTCGCCGCGCACGCCGACGTGCCACTCATCGAGGCGGACTGGGTGGACGACCCCGTCCCGGACGACCCGGTCGGGATCAAGGGCATCGGCGAGATCGGCGTCGTGGGCGTCGCCGCCGCGATCGCCAACGCGGTGTGGCACGCAACCGGCGTACGCCACCGCGACCTGCCGATCCGTCCGGACCGCGTCCTGCGGGCGGCGGACGAGGCCAGGCGTCGGGCGTCCGAGGAAGCACCAAGTGCTTGACATCGCCGAGGAGTTGAACCGCTGGTTCGAGCAGGGCCGGGACTTCGCCGTCGCCACCGTCGTGGCCGTGGGCGGCAGCGCACCGCGCGGTCCCGGCGCCGCCCTCGCCGTCGACCGTCACGGCACCGCCATCGGTTCCGTCTCCGGCGGTTGCGTGGAAGGGGCCGTGTACGACCTGTGCGTCCAGGCGCTCCAGGACGGCCGAACGGTGCGCGAACAGTTCGGATACAGCGACGAGGACGCCTTCGCGGTGGGACTCACCTGCGGCGGCGTCATCGAAGTCCTGGTGACGCCAGTGCACGCGGACGTGCCAGTGTTCCGGGCAGGCGTGTCGGCCGCGGACCGAGGAGAGGCGGCGGCGCTCGCCCGGGTGGCCCGTGGCCCGGCCGAACTGCTGGGCAGGGCGCTGCTCGTCCGCCCCGACGGATCGTACGAGGGCAGCCTCGACGGACATCCGGAGCTGGACCGGACGGCGGCACAGGAAGCCCGCGCGATGCTGGACACCGGCCGCACCGGCAGCGTCGAGATCGCGGAGGACGGGTCACGCTGCCCGGACGGCGTGACACTGTTCGTGGAGTCGAGAGTGCCGCCTCCCCGGATGATCGTCTTCGGCGCCGTGGACTTCGCGGCGGCGCTCGTACGGGCGGGCAAGTTCCTCGGCTACCACGTGACCGTGTGCGACGCCCGGCCGGTCTTCGCCACCCGCGTCCGCTTCCCCGACGCCGACGACCTCGTGGTCGACTGGCCGCACCGCTACCTCCGGCGTACCGCGACAGACCAACGAACCGTCCTGTGTGTACTCACCCATGACGCCAAGTTCGACGTTCCTCTGCTGGAGACGGCCCTGCGGCTGCCTGTCGCGTTCGTCGGCGCGATGGGCTCGCGCCGGACCCACGAGGACCGCGACCGGCGCCTGCGCGAAGTCGGACTCGCCGACAGCGAGTTGGCACGACTTCACTCCCCGATCGGCCTCGATCTCGGCGCGCGCACCCCCGAGGAGACCGCCCTGTCCATCGCGGCGGAGATCGTCGCAGCGCGCCGGGGTGGGACGGGGGTTCCGCTGACGGATTCGGGGACGCTCATTCACCATGACGTCGACGGGAGGGAGGAAAGCGAGGACGGTGTTCGCCAAGGGAGCCGTCAGGACCCACGCGCCGGGCTCACGGTCATCGCTCGACGAGCACCGGCTGCTCGCTGACCACCAGGGTGTCTCCGGGACGTACCGGCGTTGTCCCACCGTCGAGCCGGTGTACGGCCTTGGCATCCGGTTCCGCCGTCATCGCGGCGGTGCCGGAATCGGTCCAGCGGATGACGGCCGGGTGATTTCGCTGCGGATCCGAGACGGTGAACTCGCACTGCCACACATTGCCGGGCAGATTGGCCGACAGGCCGTGACCGCACGAGCGGATCCGGGCGTGGACGAGCCAGCGCTGCAACTGCTCCACGGCCAGCGCCGCCCGTGTCGGAGGGCCGCCTTCGGCCTGCAGCACGATCGGAATCTTTGTCCCGCCCCAGTTGTAGAAGTACATGCGTTCCACGTTCACCGCGTGCGCGTACAGGCCCACCAGATAGAAACGAACGGCGTAGTTGGTCGCTCGCACGCTGTCCAAGGAGCCCTGCAGCGGGATTTCGTACATTGTTCCCGTGCTCCACAGGCGTGGGTGGACCCCGGCGGCGTGCAGGACCCGGTCCACCTTGCTGGTGAGACCGAGCATGGTCTCCGGCGGGTCCGATGCCGTGCGCTGATAGAGCTTGATTCCCGCGACGTCGCAGTAACCGTAGCCGCCGAGCTCCGCGAAGCGCCGCAGCACCGCCAAGCCGCCGGGCTCCCACAGCCGCCCCATCCCCGGGCACACCACGGTCGCCTTCGGGTCGGCTGCCCTGATGATCCGGCCGGCGCGACGGGTCATCTCGACCAGCGTCTCGACCCTGCCGTT includes:
- a CDS encoding (2Fe-2S)-binding protein; translated protein: MAPSTSSAITLNINGEKYTLPVDHRTTLLDALREHLDLTGTKKGCDQGQCGACTVLLDGRRAVSCLQLAVAAEGRAITTIEGVADGERLHPVQQAFLDLDGYQCGYCTPGQICSAIAVIEEHAAGWPSAVSDDVRPEAGVPALTAEEIRERMSGNLCRCGAYVSIVQAVAQAAEAAQAETKETAA
- a CDS encoding xanthine dehydrogenase family protein subunit M; this translates as MREFGYERAFDVSGALALLGTAPDAHFLGGGTNLVDLMKAGVERPALLIDVRELPLDGIEFADDSGLRIGATVTNSDLAAHPAVRRHYPALAQAVLAGASGQLRNMATVGGNLLQRTRCGYFTELSKPCNKRAPGSGCPALTGEHHNHAILGASEHCVATHPSDMAVALAAFDAVISYETEDGPGELPIAEFYLPVGDTPHIETALPPGALITGVTLPPVPVAAHSRYRKVRERASYAFAIGSIAALLDIQNDVVREVRLAFGAVASRPWRARAAERALIGGPASAEAFAAAADAELAGAEALPENGYKVTLIRNLVVAVLTELTEEAAR
- a CDS encoding TetR/AcrR family transcriptional regulator, whose translation is MDVIPGGGRVQQDKSAALRSDAQRNRERILDVALSELTRAADAPLSAIAKKAGVGQGTFYRNFPNREALVLEVYRYEMQQVADTAAQLLQTRAPDRALREWMDRLAQYAMAKAGLADALRKTTSSYGSLAQVGHGPVTQAVTLLLKANEEAGTIRPGMTPDDFVLAIAGLWQIDPRGDWQPRATRLLDLVMDGLRAGAPRARASDNSEADGPGDRRA
- a CDS encoding XdhC/CoxI family protein, with translation MLDIAEELNRWFEQGRDFAVATVVAVGGSAPRGPGAALAVDRHGTAIGSVSGGCVEGAVYDLCVQALQDGRTVREQFGYSDEDAFAVGLTCGGVIEVLVTPVHADVPVFRAGVSAADRGEAAALARVARGPAELLGRALLVRPDGSYEGSLDGHPELDRTAAQEARAMLDTGRTGSVEIAEDGSRCPDGVTLFVESRVPPPRMIVFGAVDFAAALVRAGKFLGYHVTVCDARPVFATRVRFPDADDLVVDWPHRYLRRTATDQRTVLCVLTHDAKFDVPLLETALRLPVAFVGAMGSRRTHEDRDRRLREVGLADSELARLHSPIGLDLGARTPEETALSIAAEIVAARRGGTGVPLTDSGTLIHHDVDGREESEDGVRQGSRQDPRAGLTVIARRAPAAR
- a CDS encoding xanthine dehydrogenase family protein molybdopterin-binding subunit, with the protein product MTTTAGISAVTGAIGSARTRVEGYDKVTGTARYAGEIPFAELAHGWLVLSTVARGRVRSVEDGPVLAMPGVLTVLHHQNAPRVNTDYVGMVGRPNPVLGIFQHDRVPFVGWPVALVVAETSEQAREAAEALVVQYDQEPHDVAFFAGHSEAYTPEDSPMVRAQTLKGDVEAQLGASAVVVDEEYTTPEEHHNAMEPHAATARWDGGRLDVVDSNQGSTWVASELAQLFSLDPASVRVRSEHVGGGFGSKGMSPHQVAAVMATTVLNRPVRVVLTRRQMFSLVGFRSPTAQRIRLGADTDGRLRAFDHQAQSLTSTVHEFVESSASMGRVMYDADAHRTLHRLVRLDVPTPAWMRAPGEAPGSFALESALDELAEKCGIDPIALRARNEPETGPVSGLPFSSRNVLACFEEGARRFGWADRDPRPGLRREGRWLLGTGTAAATYPSGAGPSTAAVTAEPDGTFTVRINAADIGTGARTAITLVAADTLKVDPDRIRMRIADSDLGAAMFAGGSMGTRSWAWAVTVAADELRGRLALGGSIPPEGITARSNTAEAIGALTEKERHSFGAQFAEVAVDVTTGEVRVRRLLGIYAAGTVVNPLTARSQLIGGMTWGLSMALHEEAIRDQASGGHVGADLAGYHFAAHADVPLIEADWVDDPVPDDPVGIKGIGEIGVVGVAAAIANAVWHATGVRHRDLPIRPDRVLRAADEARRRASEEAPSA